A genome region from Spirochaetota bacterium includes the following:
- a CDS encoding acyl-CoA thioesterase, with protein sequence MDIKTVKDSTITIVQQMTHQDANLAGNVHGGTIMKLIDNTGGIVASRHAGCLVVTASIDRLDFHSPVYVGDLLRLKASVNYVGTTSMEVGVRVEAENFITGQVRHTASAYLTYVALDEKGKPKKVPALQPETEEEKRRYKEAEIRRKKRLGLNQ encoded by the coding sequence AAAGATAGCACCATAACAATTGTACAGCAGATGACCCATCAAGATGCAAATCTTGCGGGCAATGTTCATGGTGGTACTATAATGAAGCTTATTGACAATACTGGAGGTATTGTTGCGTCACGGCATGCAGGATGCCTTGTGGTGACAGCTTCTATTGACAGGTTAGATTTTCACAGCCCTGTCTATGTTGGAGATCTGTTGCGGCTTAAGGCTAGTGTTAATTACGTTGGCACTACTTCTATGGAAGTTGGAGTAAGAGTTGAAGCCGAAAATTTTATCACTGGACAGGTACGGCATACTGCCTCTGCATATCTTACGTATGTAGCTCTTGATGAAAAAGGAAAACCTAAAAAAGTACCGGCTTTGCAGCCCGAAACCGAAGAAGAAAAACGCCGATACAAGGAAGCAGAAATCCGAAGAAAAAAGAGATTGGGATTAAATCAATAG
- a CDS encoding divalent-cation tolerance protein CutA, whose protein sequence is MEYCVIFCTVPSDQVGLEIANTLVSNKLAACVNIIPGLTSIYTWKGEICNDRELLCVIKTKKDLYKEVEEAIKKIHPYEVAEIIALPVTRGSSDYLQWIESVTK, encoded by the coding sequence ATGGAATATTGCGTTATCTTTTGCACTGTACCAAGTGACCAGGTGGGATTAGAGATAGCAAATACCCTGGTTTCAAATAAATTAGCTGCTTGTGTTAACATTATTCCAGGGCTAACTTCTATTTATACCTGGAAAGGGGAAATCTGTAATGATCGGGAATTGCTTTGTGTAATTAAAACAAAAAAGGATCTCTATAAAGAAGTTGAAGAAGCAATTAAAAAAATCCACCCTTACGAAGTTGCTGAAATTATTGCGTTACCTGTCACAAGAGGGTCATCAGACTATTTGCAGTGGATTGAAAGCGTCACAAAATGA